Genomic DNA from Acidimicrobiales bacterium:
GCCGCCCGGGCGCGCACGCTGCGTTCGAGGGCGCCGACCTTTTCGAAGATCTGTGATCGTTCGGTCATTTGCTTGCCGATCTTCTCGCACGCGTGCATGACCGTGGTGTGATCGCGGCCACCGAAGGCGCTGGCGATGAGGGGGAAGCTGAGATCGGTGAGTTCTCGCGTGACGTACATCGCGATCTGTCGAGCCTCGACGAGCGGGCGCCGTCGTGACTTTCCGATGAGTTCTGCGAGGTCGAAGTTGAACTGCTCGGCGGTCGATTCGAGGATCATGTCGACGGTGATCGGCCGTGGTTGGCGGTCGGCGATGAAGTCTCGCAGGGTCTGCTCGGCGAGGTCTCGGGTCATCGGCTGGCGATTCAGGTTGGCGTAGGCCGTGACCTTCGTGAGGGCGCCCTCGAGTTCGCGGATGTTGCTGGTGATGTTGGTGGCGATGAACTCCGAGACCTCGGCCGGAATGAAGTAGCCATCGCGATCGGCCTTCTTGTGCAGAATGGCCATGCGGGTCTCGACGTCGGGCGGCTGGATGTCGGTGAGCAGCCCCATCATGAAGCGACTCCGCAACCGCTCCTCGAGGGTGGGGATCGCGTCGGGCGGCCGGTCCGAGGACAACACGATCTGGCGACCGGAGCCGTAGAGCTCGTTGAAGGTATGGAAGAACTCCTCTTGGAGGCCGTCCTTACCGGCAATGAACTGGATGTCGTCGACCAGCAGCACGTCGATCTGGCGATAGCGGCGCTTGAACTCGTTGTTCGACGAGTTGCGGATGGCGTCGACGAATTCGTTGAGGAACTGCTCGGTCGAGATGTAGAGGACCCGTAGGTCGGGATAGACGTCGTTGACGTAGTGTTCGATCGCCCGCAGTAGGTGGGTCTTGCCCAGGCCGGCCGAACCGTAGATGAAGAGTGGGTTGTACGACTCTCCCGGGCGCTCGGCCACCGACAACGCGGCCGCGTGGGCGAATCGGTTGGAAGGCCCGATCACGAAGCCCTCGAACAGATACCGGTTGCCGCCATCGAGCGAAGGCGCTGGACGATACGGAGCGTTCTTGTCGACGGGTGCCGGAGCGGCGTTGGTGATGTCGATGACGCGGTCGTCGGTGGGCCCCGGTACGGCAGGCGACGTGGGTGCAGAAGGTGACACGCCCGGGGCGTCGAACATCGCCGAGTCGAACAACGTGGGTGGACGAAGGTCGAACTGCACGGTGAGGGGGGAGTCACAGGCCAGGTCGATGGCCTCTTCGACGAGGCCTCGGTAGGTGCCCTCGAGCTTTTCTCGGATGATGCTGTTCGGGACGGCCAACACGATCGTGTCGTTGTCGAGATCGATCGCCTGGACCTGCGAGAACGTCGACTGCCAGACACCGTCGGCGACCATCTCCCGGAGGCGGTCAGCCGCTGTGTTCCACACTCGGTCCGCCGCGATCACTTCCGATACCAGCCGTTCTCCCCATCTTCCACAGCCTTGTCCACAACAGTCGGCCCACACGCGCACGACGCAAGCGACGGCTCCTTCGGCGGCTGGAATCGAGGGGATCGACGACCGAAGGGGTGGGTCAGCGGACGGTAGCAGGGCGTCTCGAGAGGTGCACCCGGCCTGTGGAAAAGCCTGGTTGTCCCCCGGGGCGAGGAGGCATAGCCTGATCTGGCTCGGGTGGGCGTTCTTTGTGATGCCCCAGCCGAGCGGCAGTCCCCTGATCGCCGCCGCAAGGCTCTGGTCGATCCCGACTGACCTCTCGATGTCATCGGTTGGCACGGCTCCTCAGTCGGCGACAACCGAGGCGTCGGCTCACCGCAGCTGCAGTGGGTCGGCGTTCCACGGGTGACCACCTCGGTGGCCCGTGTCGCACTCGGCTCGATGAGCCGACCCTCTTTCAAGGAGTCTGCGGTGAAGCGCACCTTCCAGCCCAACAACCTCAAGCGTGCTCGCAAGCACGGCTTCCGTGCACGCATGGCCACTCGCGGAGGACGCGCCGTCCTGCGCGCTCGTCGGGCAAAGGGCCGCCGCAAGCTCAGTGCGTGATTCCCTCGGTGACACGACATTCCTCATTCGCCGCACTGCGGCGTGATGGGCAGCGGGTTCGCTCCGGGCCTGTGAGTGTCGTGTTCGCCGCGGTCGAACCCCATCCCGCACTGGCGTTCGCCATCGGCAAGAAGTTCGGCACCGCCGTCGAGCGAAACCGAGCACGACGGCGCCTTCGTTCGGCCTTCCACGACGTGGCGAAGGCACGAGTGCTCCCGCCCGGTGCGTATCAGATCAGCTGCTCTCGAGCGGTGTTGACCAGTGACTACACGATGCTGGCGACCTCACTCGATCGGTGCCTCGACCGGCTCTCGGTTCGGGGCACCTGAGGCGGCGACCAGGTGGTGAAGCGAGCGCTCCTCTGGTTGATCTCGATGTATCAGGCCACATCATCGGTTCGACGATCACGTTGCCGCTATGTCCCCACGTGCTCGCAGTACGCAGCCGAGGCCATCGAAGTGCATGGCTCAGCCGCCGGCTCCTGGCTGGCGATCAAACGGTTGGCACGATGCCACCCGTTCGGCTCCCACGGTTATGACCCGGTTCCCGACCCGGAGAGGTAAATGGCGATCTTCAACAACCTGATCGACTTCGTCGCAGGCGTTCTCGCTGGTCTGTACTCGCTACCGATCGTCGGTGGCAGCTATGGCCTGGCCATCATGATGCTCACCGGCGGCGTGATGATCGTGTTGATGCCGCTGACGCTCAAGGCGACACGCAGCACCATCAAGATGCAGGCGGTGCAGCCCGAGCTTCGCCGGTTGCAGAAGGAGCACAAGGGCGACCGCGAGACGATGAACGCCGAGATGATGGCGCTCTATCAGGAGAACGGGATCAACCCAGTTGGCGGGTGTCTGCCGATGTTTGCCCAGCTCCCGGTCTTCCTCGTGCTGTTCCGTGTGCTTCAAGGCATCACACGCCATACCGCTGATGCGCCGTTCTTCTCGGTGGTCAACGACGTTCGGGCGGCGCAGGGGTTGTCGCCGGACTCCGGCACGAGCATCACCCCCGCGCACATCGGTCACGACACCGCCATGTTCGCCGATCTCAGCAAGTCGACCGAGATGGGGTTCGGACCATTCGACCTAGCGGCGCAGGCCGGTGATGTGATCCAGAACAACTTCCTGCGCGGCCTGCCCTACATCGTGTTGATCCTCTTCGTGGTCGGTACCTCCTTCTACCAGCAGAAACAGGTCTCGGCCCGTCGCAAGGACGGTGATCCGAGTCCGATGAACCAGCAGCAGCAGATGCTGCTCAAGTTCCTCCCCTTGATGTCCGGGATCTGGTCCTTCTTCTTCCCCGCTGGCCTCGTGCTCTACTGGGCGACGTCGAACGTCTTCCGTATTGGTCAGCAGGCCTACATCACGCACCAGATCTACGGCAAGGAGATGGCTGACGGGGGCAAGCTGTCGGCTCCGCCGAAGAAGCCAACGCCCAAGGCCGCCAGCGCCAAGCCGTCGACCAAGGCCGCCGACGATGACGCCGACACCTCACGCTCGGCGAAGGGCGACGCTTCCGCCAACGGCTCGACGACCTCGTCGGGCAAGCGCAGCGAAGAATGGGACAAGCGCCGCGCCGCCAAGGCCCAAACCAAGAAGTCCAGCGCCACGCAATCCGACCGGATCACTCCCAAGGGGACCAAGCCGCAAGATCCGCGTGCAAAGAACAAAAAGAACCGGAAGAGGTAGCGATCGTGGAATGGATCGAAACAGCAGCGAAGACCCTCGACGAGGCGAAGGATCAGGCGCTCGACACCCTCGGCGTCGACGAGACCGAAGTCGAGTTCGAAGTGCTCGAAGAGCCCCGTCAGGGCTTGTTCGGCCGTGTCCGCGGCGAGGCCCGTGTGCGGGCCCGGATCGCTCCCAAGGCGCCGCGAGCCAAGGACGATGCCAAGCGTCGTCGGCGTCCGAAGAAGTCCGATGATGGTGCCACCACCTCCGAGCGACCGGCAGCCAAGTCCAAGCGCCAGTCAGCTCCGACTCCCGACGGTGGTGCCGATGAGGGCAATGCACGGACCAAGGGAGCGGCAAATGACAACGATGTAACTTCGTCTGAGCCTCGTTCCGGTCGCAGTGGACGAGGACGCGACAATGGACGCGATGGCGGCAAGCGCCAACAACGAGCATCCGGCGGCAACAGCCGACCCAAGCAGGAAGAGAGCCCAGTGGAAGAAGTGACCAGCACCGTCGAGACCTTCCTCACCGGTCTCACCGCCGCGTTCGGCATCGATGCGCCAGTGAGCATCGAAGTCGAGGATGATCATCTCATGGCGTCGATCGAAGGCAAGCATGGCCTTTTGCTCGGACCGAAGGCGCACACGCTCGACGCCATCCAGGAACTGACTCGCGTTACCGCCCAGCGCGGTGCACCGTCGTCAATGCGAATCAAGGTCGACGTCGGCGGCTATCGCGAAGCTCGGCGCCAGGCGCTGATCGGGTTCGCCAAGTCGGCAGCCGAGCGTGCCATCGACGAGGGGGTCGAGGTCGTCCTCGAGCCCATGAACGCAGCCGATCGCAAGACGGTGCACGACGCCATCAACGACATCGACGGGGCCGTCACCCGATCCGCCGGCACCGAACCCCGTCGTCGCGTGGTGGTCGGACCGGCCGAGTCGCCGGCGAAGCGTGACGAAGAGGAGTAGTCCTTGACGCTGGCGAGGGACGTCGATCGATGACCTCGACACTCGACACCGTGCTCGATCGGGCCCGGTCCGTGGGATTCCTCGGACCGGGCCCGATTCGCGCCCATATCGAGCACGCCGAGCGCTACCTCACCGCGCTCCCCCAAGACGCCCGTCGGATGATCGACCTCGGATCCGGCGGGGGTATTCCCGGATTGGCGATCCTCACGCACCGGCCCGACCTCTCCGCGGTCCTGCTCGATGCCGCGACAAAACGCGGTGCGTTCCTGACGTGGGCCGTGGTCGAGCTCGGGATGGCCGATCGAGTGCAGGTCGCCGTCGGGCGCGCCGAGCTCCTTGCCCATGACCCGTCCTACCGACAGCAGTTCGACGTGATGGTGTCGCGAGGCTTCGGTCCACCGGCGATCACGTTGGAGAACGCCCGGGGCTATGTGCGACCGGGTGGCCTCGCCATCATCAGCGAACCCCCGGGGGGACGCTCGTGGCCGGCCGGTGCCTTGTCGCAACTCGCATTCGAAGAACTGGACGCGCCCGACGATGTCGCAGTGTTCCGTGCACTCGGTGACGCTCCGGGCGACATTCCCCGCCCGCACAAGCGCCAGCAGCGCTCGCCGCTGTTCTGAACACGTCGGGGGCTGTCACGCTCGCACCGTCGCCGTCGCGGCCGTTGCCCGACGCAGGTGTGTGCTGCCCAAGCCGCCGCTGCCTCCACCTGGGGCCCGGGAACGACAACGTGGCCGGACGGCCCTTCGGCTTCATCGCCCGCCCATGATCGGTTTCGCCCCAAGCCGACAGGTCCGTCGCCGACAGGCGTACCAGTGTCATCGAGAACTCCAGCTGCTTTCGAGTTCTATAGACCGGGACGAGCTGAGCCGAGGTGACCGACAAGCCACGGGTGGAAGCCATCGTGGTCCTGCACCTCGCGGCGGCCACGAACGATCAGATCACGCAATTCGGCGTGGGTCAGCAGGTCCTTGTCCCATGTTGCCGCTCGCACGGCCTCGGGACGAGCTTTGGTGTTGCCTGCGTCGAGGAAGAGCTGTAGGCCGCCATCAGTTCTGCGAGGAGCTCCCTCCTCAGAAATCATGACCTGGCCATGAAGGTTGGCGGTCTTCCAACTGTCGGGTTCGAACCCCACGGTTTGGCACTCGTCACAGATGAGGAAGAGTTGCCCGTCGACTGTCTGCAATACCCACATGAGGCCTTCCAGACCGCAGAACGGACAGACGCCGACGTCGTCGCTCTTCTCGAGTGGTGGGGCAAACAGCTTGCTCGGTGGGTTGGTGCACTTCGGCATCTTCCGCTCCTGACCATATTGGCAAGGCCGTCAAGAACTCCACGCACTCGCTCATAGGTCACACGCGAGGTTCCCTGAAGTCCTTCCGCTCGTGACCCGCCGCCGCGCCCCGTCGCACCAGCGACAGCTCGAGTTGGCATGAGCAAGAATCAGGAGCAGTCGACATGTCCAGTAACCAGATCATGCGCTTGCGACGACCCGACATCAAGCAACCCAACCCTGTCGCCACCCATCCGGACGCCAGCACCGTTGGCTCGATGATGTTCAACCAGGCGCCGCCAGAGAGTGTCGTCACCGCCGACCCCGGACATGGTGGCTTCCCGAGCGCCTCGGTCGATGCGGTCCTCACCTTCCTTGTCGAGCCGCCTGGCCCAGCACGAATCAGTACCGCCCCGGAGCCGCTGTCGGCGAGATTGCTGACAACGACCTACCGATCGTCCTGTGGGGTCGGCCTGATGGTTGCCCCGCTCGATTGCTCGGCCCAACGAGGAACGGGCTGGATCTGTGACGGGCGAGCATCGACACGGCACCCACGGACTCAGCGGATCAGCTTGAGG
This window encodes:
- the dnaA gene encoding chromosomal replication initiator protein DnaA, whose amino-acid sequence is MWNTAADRLREMVADGVWQSTFSQVQAIDLDNDTIVLAVPNSIIREKLEGTYRGLVEEAIDLACDSPLTVQFDLRPPTLFDSAMFDAPGVSPSAPTSPAVPGPTDDRVIDITNAAPAPVDKNAPYRPAPSLDGGNRYLFEGFVIGPSNRFAHAAALSVAERPGESYNPLFIYGSAGLGKTHLLRAIEHYVNDVYPDLRVLYISTEQFLNEFVDAIRNSSNNEFKRRYRQIDVLLVDDIQFIAGKDGLQEEFFHTFNELYGSGRQIVLSSDRPPDAIPTLEERLRSRFMMGLLTDIQPPDVETRMAILHKKADRDGYFIPAEVSEFIATNITSNIRELEGALTKVTAYANLNRQPMTRDLAEQTLRDFIADRQPRPITVDMILESTAEQFNFDLAELIGKSRRRPLVEARQIAMYVTRELTDLSFPLIASAFGGRDHTTVMHACEKIGKQMTERSQIFEKVGALERSVRARAAD
- the rpmH gene encoding 50S ribosomal protein L34 encodes the protein MKRTFQPNNLKRARKHGFRARMATRGGRAVLRARRAKGRRKLSA
- a CDS encoding ribonuclease P protein component gives rise to the protein MTRHSSFAALRRDGQRVRSGPVSVVFAAVEPHPALAFAIGKKFGTAVERNRARRRLRSAFHDVAKARVLPPGAYQISCSRAVLTSDYTMLATSLDRCLDRLSVRGT
- the yidD gene encoding membrane protein insertion efficiency factor YidD; translation: MKRALLWLISMYQATSSVRRSRCRYVPTCSQYAAEAIEVHGSAAGSWLAIKRLARCHPFGSHGYDPVPDPER
- the yidC gene encoding membrane protein insertase YidC, whose amino-acid sequence is MAIFNNLIDFVAGVLAGLYSLPIVGGSYGLAIMMLTGGVMIVLMPLTLKATRSTIKMQAVQPELRRLQKEHKGDRETMNAEMMALYQENGINPVGGCLPMFAQLPVFLVLFRVLQGITRHTADAPFFSVVNDVRAAQGLSPDSGTSITPAHIGHDTAMFADLSKSTEMGFGPFDLAAQAGDVIQNNFLRGLPYIVLILFVVGTSFYQQKQVSARRKDGDPSPMNQQQQMLLKFLPLMSGIWSFFFPAGLVLYWATSNVFRIGQQAYITHQIYGKEMADGGKLSAPPKKPTPKAASAKPSTKAADDDADTSRSAKGDASANGSTTSSGKRSEEWDKRRAAKAQTKKSSATQSDRITPKGTKPQDPRAKNKKNRKR
- the jag gene encoding RNA-binding cell elongation regulator Jag/EloR, with translation MEWIETAAKTLDEAKDQALDTLGVDETEVEFEVLEEPRQGLFGRVRGEARVRARIAPKAPRAKDDAKRRRRPKKSDDGATTSERPAAKSKRQSAPTPDGGADEGNARTKGAANDNDVTSSEPRSGRSGRGRDNGRDGGKRQQRASGGNSRPKQEESPVEEVTSTVETFLTGLTAAFGIDAPVSIEVEDDHLMASIEGKHGLLLGPKAHTLDAIQELTRVTAQRGAPSSMRIKVDVGGYREARRQALIGFAKSAAERAIDEGVEVVLEPMNAADRKTVHDAINDIDGAVTRSAGTEPRRRVVVGPAESPAKRDEEE
- a CDS encoding RsmG family class I SAM-dependent methyltransferase, which gives rise to MTSTLDTVLDRARSVGFLGPGPIRAHIEHAERYLTALPQDARRMIDLGSGGGIPGLAILTHRPDLSAVLLDAATKRGAFLTWAVVELGMADRVQVAVGRAELLAHDPSYRQQFDVMVSRGFGPPAITLENARGYVRPGGLAIISEPPGGRSWPAGALSQLAFEELDAPDDVAVFRALGDAPGDIPRPHKRQQRSPLF